The genomic interval CTGGGGCACGCGATGCCACTGTCACAAGAGATATGGGGCAACGGTGGAATCATGTCAGTGATTAACGTTCAGGAATCGTTTCTCAACGTGGCTCTTGCGGGCGGGAAGCACATTACCGTCCAGTTGCTGAACGGCGCGCAGGTTTCAGGAAGCGTTCGTTCGTTTGATAAATATTCCATTGTGCTTGAAACCAAAACGCAGGAACAACTCATTTTCAAGCACTCCGTTTCCGCACTGCTGGTCTGCTGCAGAAACAAGCACTGCACTGAAACGTGCCAGACAGGGTCCGGCATCCGCCAAGCCGATTAACACTTTACTTCTGCCACAAAAAGACACGATGCCCTTCTGCGGTCTGCTGTCCTGGTCGAACCAAAACCTGTGAGCGGT from Terriglobia bacterium carries:
- the hfq gene encoding RNA chaperone Hfq, whose product is MPLSQEIWGNGGIMSVINVQESFLNVALAGGKHITVQLLNGAQVSGSVRSFDKYSIVLETKTQEQLIFKHSVSALLVCCRNKHCTETCQTGSGIRQAD